From the genome of Eucalyptus grandis isolate ANBG69807.140 chromosome 2, ASM1654582v1, whole genome shotgun sequence, one region includes:
- the LOC120289247 gene encoding probable leucine-rich repeat receptor-like protein kinase At1g35710, producing the protein MARFPLAILAILVSPLLFSAVAFSKTLKRDVKALNEIKASLGWRVVYSWVGDDPCGDGDLPPWSGVTCSSQGDYRVVTELEVYAVSIVGPFPTAVTNLLDLTSLDLHNNKLTGPIPPQIGRLKRLKILNLRWNKLQDVIPPEIGELKSLTHLYLSFNNFKGEIPAELANLPELRYLYLQENRLAGRIPPGLCNLPNLRHLDVGNNHLVGTLRELTRNEGCFPALRNFYLNNNYFTGGIPAQLANVTNLEILYLSYNKMSGIIPTEIARIPKLTFLYLDHNQFSGRIPDAFYKHPFLKEMYIEGNSFRPGVKPIGVHRVLELSDSEFLF; encoded by the exons ATGGCGCGCTTCCCGCTCGCGATCCTCGCGATCCTCGTCTCGCCGTTGCTGTTCTCCGCCGTAGCCTTCTCCAAAACCCTCAAGCGCGACG TGAAGGCATTGAACGAGATTAAGGCGTCGCTCGGGTGGAGGGTAGTGTACTCGTGGGTCGGGGATGATCCGTGCGGCGACGGCGATCTTCCACCTTGGTCTGGCGTGACGTGCTCCTCCCAGGGAGACTATAGGGTCGTGACCGAATT GGAGGTCTATGCAGTCTCGATAGTAGGGCCTTTTCCAACAGCTGTTACTAATTTGCTGGATCTGACTAGCCT GGATCTCCATAACAACAAATTGACTGGACCTATTCCTCCTCAGATTGGACGGTTAAAGCGTCTCAAAATACT CAACTTGCGATGGAATAAGCTGCAAGATGTGATTCCTCCAGAGATTGGTGAATTGAAGAGTCTGACGCATTT ATATCTTAGCTTCAATAACTTTAAGGGGGAAATTCCTGCGGAGCTTGCTAATCTTCCTGAACTTCGATATCTCTATCTGCAAGAGAACCGTTTGGCGGGACGAATTCCGCCAGGATTATGCAACTTGCCAAATCTGCGTCACct GGATGTTGGTAACAATCATTTGGTAGGTACTTTGAGGGAACTGACACGAAATGAAGGCTGCTTTCCAGCTTTGAGGAACTT TTATCTGAATAACAACTATTTTACTGGAGGTATTCCAGCACAACTTGCTAATGTCACCAACTTGGAAATCTT GTATTTGTCCTACAACAAAATGTCAGGAATTATACCAACCGAAATTGCTCGTATTCCTAAACTAACATTCTT ATATTTGGATCACAATCAATTTTCCGGAAGAATTCCTGATGCTTTCTACAAACACCCATTCTTGAAAGAAAT GTACATCGAAGGGAACTCATTCCGACCAGGTGTAAAGCCAATCGGAGTTCATAGAGTCCTTGAACTTTCTGACTCAGAATTTCTGTTTTAG